The following proteins are encoded in a genomic region of Corticium candelabrum chromosome 11, ooCorCand1.1, whole genome shotgun sequence:
- the LOC134186322 gene encoding cation-independent mannose-6-phosphate receptor-like isoform X1, with protein sequence MSLRLCALLSFVLVASQTNGQCLDRKCCLNNHDFSPLNGTWHSIFVTENNVPLDFHFSICSPMKGTCSGQAVCFMDAEGGTVAAGSFELPPKGIAKVSDHEFAVNYTGAVCRSTKKPRVVTIIFSCGKTLGRPTRLNDYAVFKSDSCVHVFYWKTSVACSKPPSRVEKRCYTYSESGKLLDLSPLIMTTGAHNATGPNGNNDYDYYINPCSSIKQGRFSYLSSCDGASFCMVPRDKSKPTIKATINTNSTTGLGRNLMLTYTALEKCKTGEDKRRVMIAFVCPTNYTSEIGVEVTSNNTCDISIQYRTEFACAADRVTNHSCMIKKGNEIIDLSRLAKSDSDYSVEYKSGNEHYVYRLNLCRELSKPCKGKGGSMGCQAMFAKNGSQADAHNIGQQKKVTLTYADGKVSMRHEGGDHCSSKFSRTTVINFVCNQTAGNGKPKFDSEEDCVYVFTWQTDLVCQGSLRKSCSVTDGSRVFDLSRLTRNIKMRQSNWQVIDTRESNDYSYFINVCDELVHSTTPACPDHVYACQLSQEGKVHKSLGKKMELTINSDNTLKLNYSGGDVCSHSKTARSVVITLVCSPGLLVSSPEFVTELDDCTYEFVWYTAAACPVGTFVGRDCTVYDMVDGFLFNLTHLSSQTFHTSTPFYKYDISVCSALKGSTCIGNRLNAGVCRNSSTSSVLGQVTRVLEYRDGSLFMTLRGGDMCSLTKSFQTTRISFLCDPHSADNTISVEDLGSKSKDCVSSYNVIWKTQYACHAKAVPCVTSDGINKYDLSKLALAGSNWQADDNREDADKDFRYFINVCRSLNPVHGCSPLASACQTHKPNEHSNAKETGDFITNLGEPAAPLYNKELKRLELNYTWTNGRLCHKKYQRKTHIRFLCDPHMGLGSPKFVEETQDCVYIFEWTSSAACPLKDTVSKEFCRVTQNNYTYDLTPLMKNDSDYQYRSGQYDYRINVCRNLTQKCNSDHATKETAVCQTSLSGSGGHSSYPLGKANTSLVMGERSVTLTYSHGLECHNHTERKTVIEFICDRSNHNASVIKSGEASHCSYVFQMATPLVCPPSQVPCVAHGLGGHYDLSPLTKLDGHWTASSGDSHSHTFYINVCRSIDDTSRCRANTGTCQLTPGKSFNAGYVLSSPVVVGNGMVILRYQNGDICHKKYPRSTTIKFSCGDEEGEPLFERETPYCEYIFTWQTKYACPRHLIVGRDCAVTDVYHETPYKFDFSRLGDKSYILSLPGGSSMAVQVCKPVASVCSVKQAGACIQTGAKTVHYGAVNSNVTYFEGELILNYTKGAQCQVDSKRQYYTVIVFRCNRTDMRNIHGSGPKLLPKSDDCGVTLEWYTPLACPPQQQPVDCTVYDSDPKFKTMFDLSTLTRLDKPWTAVLPTQDHAKQYYINVCAPLTTNYPGTRCNYSAGVCEVVMDGGKVKSSNSLGQVKRGPYLQNHEVYVEYVLGDKCNGVLKQRKAIIHFHCRFGQVGSPEFTESDDNDCIYRFDWFTEAACPSNNRPFSPLVSEKTQDNKQGSGTVAVKGDCTTVNPFTGHKFNLLSLKDSGDKVVKGADGHTYALRICESLSSSKYLDHLKNQSAKGAIGAAQLSGDGRYFSAGQYSQNLKFVHNNVLELVYSGGDTCHKKYQRSTVLTFVCNKTAGVPKFQYESDDCAYNFQWKTPLACESQFECSTTYKGKSYDLSSLVGRGDGPEGNWEVSINDNGNKGTVFLQLCQAVEAIPKNKCPASAGACLVTTKDGKTNYMNIGEPTSGPKFEEGVLSIMYTNGEENTNCAVPKAKMQTVIKFVCKESSMGGVQFLMFDRGKCSYVFNWETPLVCSQEKKKPPAPQLSCDYTDQLTNTVYSLKSLKSDKDLTVLAYRTQLVMNMCQGLQSPPSGCSSAAMVCVNGKNVGSVASLRLFLEPVERRLRMELQGDTCGSGKYRTTIYFNCVRTAGRGRPVLELADSCHYMLTWDTNLACPPSPDHCILTVKNGTMYDLEYLSRGTSEWSTDTSGKADGEIFLNVCDAVKNVKLADQGCGTDAAVCLVKGTAAHSLGSTSSSHLALSRDGKVVELAYTNGYKCHANPPLRAQTMIQFTCDEKAGRGKAVLESVSADGCKYIFSWRTVAACSCELQRIDLWFPSCQINEDGNQIDLSALNSRDYQAIETRQSGSTVDSYVYYLSPCGALHNKHGCSDDASVCQTKRGQELAITTGDQHHFRVTVLSNGDVEMRINGTESCHHAHMVMESMKQTIIQFSCSTVEKGPVFVYESNQCHYVFDWQTPVVCGHKPPPPLTPAPAIPNQPDNKGGKGSSSSSSSSHPGKVVGIIVLVIVICVILLVIIMLVKSPQKRAAVYRKLTVCHGSRKAPSYQYIKLSGEDPEEETSLLEAKNDTAVDGKDKNDDDDDEDDDDLLDL encoded by the exons ATGTCATTACGACTCTGTGCTCTCCTTTCTTTCGTTCTAGTCGCCAgtcaaacaaacggacagtgCTTAGATAGAAAATGTTGTCTGAACAATCACGACTTTTCGCCTCTCAACGG CACATGGCACTCTATTTTTGTCACGGAAAACAACGTGCCACTTGATTTCCACTTCAGCATTTGCAGTCCGATGAAAGGGACGTGTTCGGGTCAAGCAGTTTGTTTCATGGACGCAGAGGGTGGGACGGTCGCTGCTGGTAGTTTCGAGTTGCCACCGAAGGGCATTGCGAAAGTGTCTGATCATGAGTTTGCCGTCAACTATACGGGAGCCGTGTGTCGTTCGACGAAAAAGCCTCGCGTCGTTACAATAATTTTTTCTTGTGGAAAAACGCTT GGAAGACCAACAAGGTTAAACGACTATGCTGTTTTTAAGAGTGAttcatgtgtgcatgtttttTATTGGAAAACCAGTGTGGCTTGCTCAAAACCGCCAAGCCGTGTGGAAAAACGATGCTACACATACTCAGAAAGTGGCAAGCTGCTAGATCTGAGCCCCCTCATCATGACCACTGGAGCTCACAATGCAACTGGACCGAACGGTAACAATGACTATGACTACTACATTAACCCTTGTAGCAGTATCAAACAAGGTCGATTTTCATATCTTTCTTCTTGTGATGGTGCCTCGTTTTGCATGGTACCGCGTGATAAGTCtaaaccaacaatcaaagcaACGATTAACACCAACAGCACCACAGGACTAGGACGTAActtgatgttgacatacacAGCTCTCGAGAAATGTAAAACTGGGGAGGACAAGCGAAGAGTAATGATAGCATTTGTGTGTCCCACAAATTACACTTCAGAAATTGGAGTTGAAGTAACAAGTAACAACACTTGTGATATCAGCATTCAGTATCGAACTGAGTTTGCATGTGCAGCAGATCGAGTCACTAATCACTCGTGTATGATAAAGAAAGGAAATGAAATAATAGATTTATCTCGATTGGCAAAGAGTGACTCTGATTACAGTGTGGAATACAAATCTGGAAATGAGCATTATGTTTATCGTCTAAATTTATGCAGGGAGCTATCAAAGCCATGCAAGGGAAAGGGAGGTTCAATGGGTTGCCAGGCAATGTTTGCTAAGAATGGTAGCCAAGCAGATGCACATAACATTGGGCAACAGAAGAAAGTAACTTTGACTTATGCTGATGGGAAGGTTAGTATGAGGCACGAAGGAGGAGATCACTGTAGCTCTAAGTTTTCTCGTACGACGGTCATTAATTTTGTCTGCAATCAAACAGCTGGGAATGGAAAGCCAAAGTTTGATTCTGAGGAGGACTGTGTTTATGTGTTCACGTGGCAGACTGATCTTGTGTGTCAAGGGTCACTGAGAAAGTCGTGTTCTGTTACTGATGGAAGCAGAGTGTTTGATCTGTCTCGTTTGACACGGAATATCAAGATGAGGCAATCCAATTGGCAAGTGATAGACACACGTGAGAGTAATGATTATTCATATTTTATTAATGTATGTGATGAGTTGGTCCACTCTACTACTCCAGCATGTCCAGACCATGTTTATGCGTGTCAGCTTAGCCAAGAGGGAAAAGTGCATAAGAGTCTAGGAAAGAAAATGGAATTGACTATCAACTCAGATAACACACTGAAGTTGAATTATAGTGGAGGAGATGTATGTTCTCACAGTAAGACGGCACGTAGTGTAGTCATCACACTAGTTTGCAGTCCAGGTCTTCTAGTCAGCTCTCCAGAGTTTGTCACTGAGTTGGATGACTGTACATATGAGTTTGTATGGTACACTGCTGCTGCCTGTCCTGTTGGTACGTTTGTTGGTCGTGATTGCACTGTGTATGACATGGTGGATGGTTTCTTGTTTAACCTTACACATCTTTCAAGTCAAACATTCCACACTTCAACTCCATTTTACAAATATGACATCTCTGTTTGTTCTGCTCTCAAAGGCAGCACTTGTATAGGAAATAGGTTGAATGCTGGTGTGTGCAGGAACTCATCTACATCATCTGTTTTGGGTCAAGTGACTAGAGTACTAGAATACAGAGATGGCTCTCTTTTTATGACTTTACGAGGTGGTGACATGTGTTCGTTGACAAAGAGTTTTCAAACTACACGGATAAGCTTTTTGTGTGATCCACACTCTGCAGATAACacaatttctgttgaagatcTTGGTTCAAAGAGTAAAGATTGTGTATCTTCATATAATGTTATATGGAAAACTCAGTATGCTTGTCATGCAAAAGCTGTTCCTTGTGTTACCAGTGATGGCATCAACAAGTATGATTTGTCAAAATTGGCATTGGCAGGAAGCAACTGGCAAGCAGATGACAATCGAGAAGATGCAGACAAAGACTTTCGTTATTTTATTAATGTTTGTCGCTCTCTCAATCCTGTTCATGGATGCAGTCCTTTAGCGAGTGCGtgtcaaacacacaaacccaACGAACACAGCAATGCAAAAGAAACTGGGGATTTCATTACAAACTTGGGAGAACCAGCTGCTCCTTTGTACAACAAAGAGCTAAAGAGACTTGAGCTCAATTACACGTGGACAAATGGGAGATTGTGTCATAAGAAATACCAGAGAAAAACTCATATTCGATTTTTGTGTGACCCACATATGGGGTTAGGATCTCCCAAGTTTGTTGAAGAAACACAAGACTGTGTATATATTTTTGAGTGGACATCATCAGCTGCATGTCCTCTAAAAGACACAGTCAGCAAGGAATTTTGTCGTGTGACACAAAACAACTACACATATGACTTGACTCCGTTGATGAAAAATGATTCAGACTACCAGTACAGGTCAGGCCAGTATGATTACCGAATCAATGTCTGTCGCAACCTCACACAGAAATGCAACAGTGATCATGCAACCAAAGAAACAGCTGTTTGCCAGACGTCTTTAAGTGGAAGTGGTGGCCATTCATCGTATCCTTTGGGTAAAGCAAATACCTCACTTGTCATGGGCGAGAGGTCAGTTACACTTACATACTCACATGGATTAGAGTGCCACAATCACACTGAAAGGAAAACTGTAATTGAATTTATATGTGATCGTTCAAATCATAATGCATCTGTCATAAAATCAGGGGAAGCATCTCATTGCAGTTATGTCTTCCAGATGGCTACACCACTTGTTTGTCCACCAAGTCAGGTTCCATGTGTTGCCCATGGCCTTGGTGGTCATTATGATCTTTCACCTTTGACCAAACTGGATGGTCATTGGACTGCCAGTTCTGGTGACAGTCACAGCCACACGTTTTACATTAATGTTTGTCGGTCTATTGATGATACTAGTAGATGTCGAGCAAACACAGGAACATGCCAATTGACTCCAGGCAAGTCCTTTAATGCAGGATATGTTCTCTCGTCTCCTGTTGTTGTGGGCAATGGAATGGTGATTTTGCGATACCAAAATGGAGACATTTGTCACAAAAAATATCCTAGATCAACAACAATCAAGTTCTCTTGTGGAGATGAGGAGGGAGAGCCCCTATTTGAGAGAGAAACCCCGTACTGTGAGTACATATTCACATGGCAGACAAAATATGCATGTCCGAggcatttgattgttggtcGTGACTGTGCCGTGACTGATGTGTACCATGAAACTCCCTACAAATTTGATTTTTCACGTCTTGGAGACAAATCCTATATCTTGTCTTTACCCGGAGGCTCCAGTATGGCTGTGCAAGTTTGCAAACCTGTTGCAAGTGTATGTAGTGTCAAGCAAGCTGGAGCATGCATACAAACGGGTGCTAAAACTGTGCATTATGGAGCTGTCAACTCAAATGTGACATACTTTGAAGGAGAGCTTATTCTTAACTACACAAAGGGAGCTCAATGTCAAGTAGATAGCAAACGGCAATATTACACTGTCATTGTTTTTAGATGTAATCGAACTGACATGAGAAACATTCATGGAAGTGGTCCAAAGCTGCTACCAAAGAGTGATGATTGTGGAGTGACACTTGAATGGTATACGCCATTAGCCTGCCCACCACAGCAACAACCTGTTGACTGCACGGTATACGATAGTGATCCTAAGTTCAAGACTATGTTTGATTTGTCAACATTGACTCGGTTGGACAAACCGTGGACAGCTGTTCTTCCAACGCAAGATCATGCTAAACAGTATTACATCAACGTATGTGCTCCACTGACTACAAATTATCCTGGAACGCGGTGTAATTATTCTGCTGGCGTGTGTGAAGTTGTGATGGATGGCGGGAAGGTAAAGTCTAGCAATAGTCTTGGACAGGTGAAACGGGGTCCCTATCTTCAAAATCATGAGGTATATGTCGAGTACGTTTTGGGAGACAAGTGCAACGGTGTACTGAAGCAGAGGAAAGCAATCATACATTTTCATTGTAGGTTTGGACAAGTG GGTAGTCCTGAGTTTACTGAGAGTGATGACAACGACTGCATCTACAGGTTTGATTGGTTCACTGAAGCAGCTTGTCCATCCAACAATCGTCCCTTTTCTCCGCTTGTGTCGGAAAAGACACAAGATAATAAACAAGGATCAGGCACAGTTGCTGTGAAAGGAGACTGCACCACTGTAAATCCATTTACTGGTCACAAATTTAATTTGTTATCTCTTAAAGATTCTGGGGATAAAGTGGTGAAGGGAGCTGATGGTCATACTTATGCCTTACGCATTTGTGAAAGCCTGTCTTCTTCAAAATACCTTGATCATTTAAAGAACCAGAGTGCAAAAGGTGCCATTGGTGCAGCACAGTTGTCAGGAGATGGAAGATACTTTAGTGCTGGTCAATATtctcaaaatttaaaatttgttcATAATAACGTATTGGAGTTGGTGTATTCTGGTGGAGATACATGCCATAAGAAATATCAGAGGAGCACTGTTTTAACTTTTGTATGTAACAAGACAGCAGGTGTGCCAAAATTTCAGTATGAGTCTGATGACTGTGCTTACAACTTCCAGTGGAAAACACCACTTGCATGTGAAAGTCAA TTTGAATGCTCAACTACTTACAAAGGAAAGTCGTATGATTTGTCCAGCCTTGTTGGACGAGGTGATGGTCCTGAAGGAAATTGGGAA GTCTCTATTAATGACAATGGAAATAAAGGAACCGTGTTTCTACAACTTTGTCAAGCTGTAGAAGCAATCCCGAAAAACAAATGTCCTGCAAGTGCTGGTGCTTGCTTAGTGACAACAAAAGATGGCAAAACAAACTACATG AATATTGGAGAGCCCACTAGTGGACCTAAATTTGAAGAAGGCGTGTTGTCTATTATGTATACCAATGGAGAAGAGAACACAAACTGTGCTGTTCCGAAAGCTAAGATGCAAACTGTAATCAAATTCGTTTGCAAGGAATCTTCTATG GGCGGAGTTCAATTTCTCATGTTTGACCGTGGCAAGTGTAGCTACGTATTTAACTGGGAGACACCTTTAGTATGCAGCCAAGAGAAGAAAAAGCCGCCTGCACCGCAGTTATCATGTGACTACACAGATCAACTGACCAACACAGTTTATTCGCTGAAATCACTCAAATctgacaaggacttgacg GTTTTGGCTTATAGAACCCAACTTGTTATGAACATGTGTCAGGGGCTTCAGTCACCACCAAGTGGCTGTAGCAGTGCGGCGATGGTGTGTGTGAATGGAAAGAATGTTGGATCAGTTGCGTCTCTACGGCTGTTTTTGGAGCCAGTAGAACGAAGACTGAGAATGGAACTTCAGGGAGACACTTGTGGAT CTGGCAAGTATCGTACAACAATCTACTTCAATTGTGTTAGGACAGCTGGCAGAGGACGGCCTGTTCTTGAG CTGGCGGATAGCTGTCATTACATGTTGACGTGGGATACTAACCTTGCATGTCCTCCCAGTCCTGACCACTGTATTTTGACGGTTAAGAATGGCACAATGTACGACTTAGAGTATCTTTCAAGAGGTACATCAGAATGGTCAACAGACACCAGTGGCAAAGCTGATGGAGa GATCTTTTTGAATGTATGTGATGCTGTGAAGAATGTAAAGCTTGCTGATCAAG gGTGTGGAACTGATGCTGCAGTTTGTCTTGTTAAGGGAACAGCCGCTCACTCTCTTGGCAGCACTTCATCATCTCACCTTGCTCTAT CTCGTGATGGCAAGGTGGTTGAATTGGCGTATACAAATGGTTATAAGTGTCACGCCAATCCTCCTTTGAGAGCTCAGACAATGATTCAGTTTACGTGTGATGAAAAAGCAGGACGAGGAAAGGCAGTACTTGAGTC CGTCTCAGCAGATGGTTGCAAGTATATATTCAGCTGGAGGACTGTGGCAGCATGCTCGTGTGAACTGCAAAGAAT TGACCTGTGGTTCCCATCGTGTCAAATAAATGAGGATGGAAACCAAATCGACTTGTCTGCACTCAACTCTCG CGATTACCAAGCCATTGAAACAAGGCAATCTGGCAGTACTGTTGACTCATATGTCTATTACTTGAGTCCTTGTGGtgcactacacaacaaacatggTTGTTCTGATGATGCTTCAGTGTGTCAAACGAAGAGAGGCCAAGAATTGGCCATAACAACTGGAGATCAGCATCATTTCAGAGTTACTGTATTGAGCAATGGGGACGTCGAGATGCGTATTAATGGAACAGAAAGTTGTCACCATGCACACATGGTTATGGAATCTATGAAACAGACAATAATACAGTTTAGCTGTAGCACcgttgaaaag GGTCCTGTGTTTGTGTACGAGTCCAATCAATGCCACTATGTCTTTGACTGGCAAACGCCTGTTGTCTGTGGACACAA GCCACCACCTCCATTGACCCCTGCCCCTGCAATACCTAATCAACCTGACAACAAAGGAGGCAAAGGCAGCagtagtagcagcagcagtagcCACCCAGGCAAAGTTGTTGGGATCATTGTGTTGGTCATTGTGATATGTGTCATACTTCTTGTCATCATCATGCTCGTCAAGTCTCCACAAAAACG GGCTGCTGTGTATCGTAAACTGACCGTCTGTCATGGATCAAGAAAAGCCCCATCGTATCAATACATCAAG CTGAGTGGTGAGGATCCTGAAGAGGAAACATCGCTATTGGAGGCAAAAAATGACACAGCAGTAGATGGCAAGGACAAAAACGACgatgatgacgacgaagatgatgatgacctGTTAGACTTGTAA